From Toxorhynchites rutilus septentrionalis strain SRP chromosome 2, ASM2978413v1, whole genome shotgun sequence, a single genomic window includes:
- the LOC129768461 gene encoding alpha-tocopherol transfer protein-like, with translation MANVRLISPELTIVAERDLNEDPTQLRSHLEVIRTWLSEHSTIQGALSDQILLSFLRGCKFSLEKTKQKLALFYRIRTMLPEVVQNRDPLAEDVLQLIRLGVGTPLPETVLPTDPKIFIIRVCQFDLEKCTFADVIKVGTMINDILIRDDDQMVVCGITLIIDLANVTASHLFQFEVEFLKQVAVLYQDASPLRMQAIHILNPPPGMHTVLNIFNSLVADKNKDKRIFAHGTSLDSLHKLFPACVLPEEYGGTLGPIQTFVDLWVFKLKENRNYLLEMTELQDNSIVSNSKIPTNNSHPRVHNHFGLDGSFRKLELD, from the exons ATGGCAAATGTACGCCTGATATCACCAGAGCTTACCATAGTGGCAGAACGTGATCTAAACGAAGATCCAACTCAGCTGAGAAGTCATCTTGAAGTGATCCGAACGTGGTTGTCTGAACATAGCACAATTCAGGGAGCGCTGAGTGATCAAATATTGCTATCGTTTCTTCGTGGATGCAAATTCAGTTTGGAGAAGACGAAACAGAAGTTAGCTCTGTTCTATCGGATAAGAACGATGCTGCCAGAAGTGGTACAGAATCGAGATCCTCTGGCTGAGGATGTTCTTCAACTGATTCGATTAGG AGTGGGAACTCCGCTACCGGAAACAGTTCTCCCAACCGACCccaaaatatttattattagAGTTTGCCAATTCGACCTTGAGAAGTGCACTTTCGCTGATGTCATAAAGGTTGGCACAATGATCAATGATATTCTCATTCGTGACGATGACCAAATGGTTGTCTGTGGGATAACGTTGATTATTGATCTGGCGAACGTAACGGCAAGCCATCTGTTTCAGTTTGAGGTTGAATTCCTCAAACAGGTAGCGGTGCTATACCAGGATGCGAGTCCCCTGAGAATGCAGGCTATTCACATCCTCAACCCACCTCCAGGGATGCACACTGTACTGAATATTTTTAACAGTTTGGTGGCGGACAAAAATAAGGACAAAAGA ATATTTGCTCATGGAACTAGCCTGGATTCTTTGCATAAATTGTTTCCTGCATGTGTGCTACCTGAGGAGTATGGTGGGACGCTTGGACCGATACAGACATTCGTTGACCTTTGGGTATTCAAACTGAAGGAGAATCGTAACTATTTGCTTGAAATGACTGAACTGCAGGACAACTCGATTGTGAGCAACTCGAAGATCCCAACAAATAACTCACATCCTAGAGTGCATAATCACTTCGGTTTGGATGGTTCGTTTAGAAAACTGGAACTTGATTGA
- the LOC129768462 gene encoding retinol-binding protein pinta-like, producing the protein MVTIRSISPELAEKAKTELNEVTSRIPNDLEAIKSWLARQPHLNPRTDDQFLVSFLRGCKYSLEKTKDKLDNYYAVKSAIPEFFENRDPTDPKIQENAMLGVNLPLPFSIGPDGPRIVLVRMGCYDANQYSIVDIMKVCYMITDVLLLNDDVSTIAGHMVLVDLRGLTLATLSQFSPTFIKKMTSVIEAFPIRTKGIHFVNPSTGFDALFKMFYGFLSKKIQERVAVHDSFDALHQVIPKECLPEEYGGEGGKLAEIITDIKNDIVAHRQFFLEDAKYRNDERKRPGKPKTAGTLFGVEGSFRSLDFD; encoded by the exons ATGGTCACGATACGTTCGATTTCACCGGAGCTCGCAGAAAAAGCCAAAACCGAGCTGAATGAAGTAACTAGCCGCATTCCAAATGACCTGGAAGCGATAAAGTCCTGGCTTGCTAGACAGCCACATCTCAATCCACGCACCGACGATCAGTTCCTGGTGAGTTTTCTGCGGGGATGTAAATACAGTTTGGAGAAGACAAAAGACAAGTTGGATAATTACTATGCAGTGAAATCCGCTATTCCGGAATTTTTCGAGAATCGCGATCCAACGGATcccaaaattcaagaaaatgCTATGCTGGG GGTAAATTTGCCTCTTCCGTTTTCCATAGGCCCGGACGGACCACGAATTGTGTTGGTGCGAATGGGGTGTTACGATGCGAACCAGTACTCAATCGTTGACATAATGAAGGTTTGTTATATGATCACTGATGTGCTTCTACTGAATGATGACGTATCTACAATAGCCGGCCACATGGTGCTGGTTGATCTCAGAGGACTGACGTTGGCCACATTGTCACAGTTCAGTCCAACTTTCATCAA GAAAATGACATCCGTGATCGAAGCATTTCCAATCCGAACCAAGGGGATCCACTTTGTGAACCCATCCACTGGGTTTGATGCTCTCTTCAAAATGTTTTACGGTTTCCTCAGTAAAAAGATTCAAGAGCGAGTTGCCGTTCATGATTCATTTGACGCACTCCATCAGGTGATACCGAAAGAATGCCTACCTGAGGAGTACGGTGGAGAGGGTGGAAAACTAGCCGAAATCATCACTGACATCAAAAATGATATTGTCGCACATCGCCAATTCTTCCTCGAGGATGCCAAATATAGAAACGATGAGAGGAAAAGACCCGGGAAGCCAAAAACGGCCGGCACGTTGTTTGGTGTAGAGGGGTCGTTCAGGAGTTTGGATTTCGATTGA